A genome region from Schistocerca nitens isolate TAMUIC-IGC-003100 chromosome 4, iqSchNite1.1, whole genome shotgun sequence includes the following:
- the LOC126253545 gene encoding zinc finger protein 729-like isoform X3, whose protein sequence is MTSRHVHGRVHSGEKPYQCKVCKKAFAHSAALKMHVRRHTGEKPFKCLLCPSAAFAQLPHLKKHMLCIHKTAKPYLCIRCREFFKTKNDLETHEQTCKAEVVNHACEDGGDSLDKVKDSDDKDKSLVPPMPIAKMRMLLAILLKRISTSERLEQLGFGERLIDDVLCESIEMSGRKPCSDKGMDEGERLKKNVEILLEWTVPKRFMDRFQKEGRSAEALLEELTS, encoded by the exons ATGACATCACGTCAT GTCCATGGACGTGTTCATAGCGGGGAGAAGCCGTATCAGTGCAAAGTGTGTAAAAAGGCCTTTGCACACTCAGCTGCTCTGAAGATGCACGTTCGAAGACATACAGGTGAGAAACCATTCAAATGCCTTCTCTGCCCATCAGCAGCATTTGCTCAGTTGCCTCATCTCAAAAAGCATATGCTGTGTATTCATAAAACAGCAAAACCTTACTTATGTATTCGCTGCCGAGAGTTTTTCAAGACAAAAAATgacttggaaacacatgaacagacatgcaAAGCAGAAGTAGTTAACCATGCATGTGAGGACGGTGGTGACTCTCTGGATAAAGTAAAAGACAGTGACGATAAGGACAAATCACTTGTACCTCCCATGCCGATAGCAAAAATGAGAATGTTATTGGCAATACTTCTAAAAAGGATCTCAACATCTGAAAGGCTTGAGCAGTTAGGTTTCGGGGAGCGCCTCATTGATGACGTACTGTGTGAATCAATTGAAATGTCAGGTAGAAAACCCTGTTCTGACAAAGGTATGGATGAAGGCGAGAGGTTGAAAAAAAATGTTGAGATTCTTTTGGAATGGACAGTACCAAAACGATTCATGGATAGGTTTCAGAAGGAGGGTAGATCTGCAGAAGCACTCTTAGAAGAACTCACATCGTAA
- the LOC126253545 gene encoding zinc finger protein 726-like isoform X2 yields MSEKPFSCKTCGMAFTQASHLKVHGRVHSGEKPYQCKVCKKAFAHSAALKMHVRRHTGEKPFKCLLCPSAAFAQLPHLKKHMLCIHKTAKPYLCIRCREFFKTKNDLETHEQTCKAEVVNHACEDGGDSLDKVKDSDDKDKSLVPPMPIAKMRMLLAILLKRISTSERLEQLGFGERLIDDVLCESIEMSGRKPCSDKGMDEGERLKKNVEILLEWTVPKRFMDRFQKEGRSAEALLEELTS; encoded by the coding sequence GTCCATGGACGTGTTCATAGCGGGGAGAAGCCGTATCAGTGCAAAGTGTGTAAAAAGGCCTTTGCACACTCAGCTGCTCTGAAGATGCACGTTCGAAGACATACAGGTGAGAAACCATTCAAATGCCTTCTCTGCCCATCAGCAGCATTTGCTCAGTTGCCTCATCTCAAAAAGCATATGCTGTGTATTCATAAAACAGCAAAACCTTACTTATGTATTCGCTGCCGAGAGTTTTTCAAGACAAAAAATgacttggaaacacatgaacagacatgcaAAGCAGAAGTAGTTAACCATGCATGTGAGGACGGTGGTGACTCTCTGGATAAAGTAAAAGACAGTGACGATAAGGACAAATCACTTGTACCTCCCATGCCGATAGCAAAAATGAGAATGTTATTGGCAATACTTCTAAAAAGGATCTCAACATCTGAAAGGCTTGAGCAGTTAGGTTTCGGGGAGCGCCTCATTGATGACGTACTGTGTGAATCAATTGAAATGTCAGGTAGAAAACCCTGTTCTGACAAAGGTATGGATGAAGGCGAGAGGTTGAAAAAAAATGTTGAGATTCTTTTGGAATGGACAGTACCAAAACGATTCATGGATAGGTTTCAGAAGGAGGGTAGATCTGCAGAAGCACTCTTAGAAGAACTCACATCGTAA